A genomic window from Microvirga sp. TS319 includes:
- a CDS encoding TonB-dependent hemoglobin/transferrin/lactoferrin family receptor has product MITFLREGLRASTSPLALLVLAPLASASLCQTAHAQSVPVTQPAPNEDVTLELDTITVTSGKTEDRVINDLAGSSVVTRRQIDLLQSSRISDVLQGVPGVAVQETGTDPGQAINIRGLQDFGRVNVLVDGARQDYQVSGHGANGTFYLDPELIGQVDVVRGPVANVYGSGAIGGVASFRTRTIDDILNPDERYGAVQRLGLGTNGAGFVTNSMAGARIGTAADVFGQFVYRNTGDYRDGNGDTVRDSDSELTSGLFKFNLFPADGHALSGSALLQNYSFTNNGDTGVGTRFRNDVAANTYTLGYRFSRPDNPWLDLSVKGYYTTTDDHKRVVTPSSTYGYLGVEPGDPLDYSMATLGFDISNTSRFEAFGWGHALTLGIDGARDRGETVDRAGGYGAAFTPSGERNLFGGFVQDEVRFTPWLRAIGALRFDSYELNGGGINADGSRVSPKITLGVEPVKGIEFYGTYAEGYRAPSITETLIQGSHPFPIFNILPNPYLRPEVSRNLEGGVNLQYDDVWKAGDRFRAKISVFQNRIDDFIDTVAVGPVYNVPVVPGMPVEACAFAPYLCLIGIQDQQYQNIARARLQGAELEAAYDWGGGFVTVAGTLMEGKNDITGDPLNSVIPNRISTTLGLRLFDDKLTVGTRLTFVDASKKNVTNPTAGYGLVDLFASYRYDENISGDITIQNLFDRQYIQYLNSEPSPGLTAKFGLTVKFASR; this is encoded by the coding sequence ATGATTACCTTCCTGCGCGAAGGACTTCGCGCGTCTACTTCACCTCTTGCCCTTCTCGTTCTCGCGCCTCTGGCGAGCGCCTCGCTCTGTCAGACCGCGCACGCGCAAAGCGTTCCCGTGACGCAGCCCGCGCCGAACGAGGACGTCACGCTGGAACTCGACACGATCACGGTGACGTCCGGAAAGACCGAGGACAGAGTGATCAACGATCTGGCCGGATCGAGCGTGGTCACGCGCCGCCAGATCGACCTGCTGCAATCCTCCCGCATCTCCGACGTTCTTCAGGGCGTGCCCGGTGTCGCCGTGCAGGAGACGGGCACCGATCCCGGACAGGCGATCAATATCCGCGGCCTGCAGGATTTCGGCCGCGTGAACGTGCTCGTCGACGGAGCCCGGCAGGATTATCAGGTGAGCGGCCACGGCGCGAACGGCACCTTCTATCTCGACCCTGAACTGATCGGACAGGTGGACGTGGTGCGCGGGCCGGTGGCCAACGTCTACGGCTCGGGCGCCATCGGCGGCGTCGCCTCCTTCCGGACTCGGACCATCGACGATATCCTGAACCCCGACGAGAGATACGGGGCAGTGCAGAGGCTCGGGCTCGGGACGAACGGGGCGGGCTTCGTCACCAACAGCATGGCCGGCGCCCGCATCGGCACGGCCGCGGATGTGTTCGGACAATTCGTTTACCGCAATACGGGCGATTATCGCGACGGCAATGGCGACACGGTCCGAGATTCCGATTCCGAGCTGACGTCGGGCCTGTTCAAGTTCAACCTCTTCCCGGCGGACGGCCATGCCTTGAGCGGTTCCGCCCTTCTGCAGAACTATTCCTTCACGAACAATGGCGACACGGGCGTCGGAACCCGTTTCAGGAACGATGTCGCGGCCAATACCTACACGCTCGGATACCGCTTCAGCCGGCCCGACAACCCTTGGCTCGATCTGAGCGTCAAGGGTTACTACACCACGACCGACGATCATAAGCGGGTCGTGACGCCGAGCAGCACCTACGGCTATCTCGGGGTCGAGCCGGGTGATCCCCTCGACTATAGCATGGCGACCCTCGGCTTCGACATCAGCAACACCTCGCGGTTCGAGGCCTTCGGATGGGGACATGCCCTGACGCTCGGCATCGACGGAGCGCGCGACCGGGGCGAAACGGTCGATCGGGCGGGCGGCTACGGCGCGGCGTTCACGCCGTCAGGCGAGCGCAATCTGTTCGGTGGCTTCGTGCAGGACGAGGTGCGCTTCACACCCTGGCTTCGAGCCATCGGCGCCCTGCGCTTCGACAGCTACGAGCTGAACGGCGGCGGCATCAACGCGGACGGCTCGCGTGTGTCCCCGAAGATCACGCTCGGCGTGGAGCCGGTCAAGGGAATCGAGTTCTACGGCACCTATGCGGAAGGCTATCGCGCGCCGTCGATCACGGAAACCCTCATCCAGGGTTCTCATCCGTTCCCGATCTTCAACATCCTGCCCAACCCCTATCTCCGCCCCGAGGTCTCGCGTAACCTCGAAGGCGGCGTCAACCTGCAGTATGACGACGTGTGGAAGGCCGGCGACCGATTCCGGGCCAAGATCTCCGTGTTCCAGAACAGGATCGACGATTTCATCGACACCGTCGCGGTGGGGCCGGTCTACAACGTGCCCGTCGTTCCGGGCATGCCGGTCGAGGCCTGCGCCTTTGCTCCGTATCTGTGCCTCATCGGGATCCAGGATCAGCAGTATCAGAACATCGCGAGAGCCCGGCTGCAGGGCGCGGAGCTCGAAGCGGCGTATGATTGGGGCGGAGGTTTCGTGACGGTCGCGGGCACCCTGATGGAGGGCAAGAACGACATCACGGGCGATCCGTTGAACTCCGTCATTCCCAATCGCATCAGCACCACGCTCGGCTTGCGGCTGTTCGACGACAAGCTCACGGTCGGCACGCGCCTGACATTCGTCGATGCCAGCAAGAAGAACGTCACGAACCCGACCGCAGGCTACGGGCTCGTCGATCTGTTCGCGTCCTATCGCTATGACGAGAACATCAGCGGCGACATCACGATCCAGAATCTCTTCGACCGGCAATACATCCAATATCTCAACAGCGAGCCGAGCCCCGGCCTCACGGCCAAGTTCGGCCTCACGGTGAAATTCGCCAGCCGCTGA
- the hemP gene encoding hemin uptake protein HemP has translation MHNPPPPNSKGDRSVPTREIDVASLIGTEREVVLLHRGERYRLRVTANGKLILTK, from the coding sequence GTGCATAACCCGCCCCCACCGAATTCCAAAGGCGACAGGTCGGTCCCGACGCGCGAAATCGACGTGGCGAGCCTGATCGGAACGGAACGCGAGGTGGTGCTGCTGCATCGCGGCGAACGCTACCGCCTGCGGGTCACGGCGAACGGCAAGCTCATTCTGACGAAGTAA
- a CDS encoding hemin ABC transporter substrate-binding protein: protein MLLARPLARPLARTLSRRALIVGPAALLVAHRAMAAASARRIVSVGGAVTEIVYRLRLDAEIVGVDSTSLYPPEALGTKANVGYVRALGAEGVLSLAPSLVLALEGAGPPDALRLIEQAGVPVVRVPDQPSAAGIVARVTVIAQALDVPERGAALTREIEEAFAQLAQAKARVTRPARALFVLSLQNGRPLVGGQGTTADAILALAGATNAASSLNGWKPMSDEGLIAAAPEAIVMMDQGPGGAAQDPFAFPAFAATPAAGTRRLVVMDSLYLLGFGPRTPAAARDLMAALHPDQIGKAGQP, encoded by the coding sequence ATGCTCCTCGCCCGACCCCTCGCCCGACCCCTCGCCCGGACCCTCTCCCGCCGCGCTCTCATCGTCGGCCCCGCCGCGCTGCTCGTCGCGCATCGCGCCATGGCGGCGGCCTCCGCCCGCCGGATCGTCAGCGTCGGCGGCGCCGTGACCGAGATCGTCTACCGGCTCAGGCTGGACGCCGAGATCGTCGGCGTGGATTCCACCAGCCTGTATCCGCCGGAGGCTCTCGGGACGAAGGCGAATGTCGGCTATGTCCGCGCCCTCGGGGCCGAAGGTGTGCTGTCGCTCGCTCCCTCCCTCGTGCTCGCCCTGGAAGGAGCAGGCCCGCCCGATGCGCTGCGTCTGATCGAGCAGGCGGGCGTGCCGGTCGTGCGCGTTCCCGATCAGCCGAGCGCGGCGGGAATCGTCGCGCGCGTCACGGTGATCGCGCAGGCTCTCGACGTGCCAGAACGCGGCGCGGCCCTGACCCGGGAGATCGAAGAGGCCTTCGCGCAATTGGCGCAGGCGAAAGCCCGCGTGACGCGCCCCGCGCGGGCACTGTTCGTGCTTTCGCTTCAGAACGGCCGCCCCCTCGTCGGCGGACAGGGAACGACGGCGGATGCCATCCTGGCCCTCGCAGGGGCCACCAATGCCGCATCGTCGCTGAACGGCTGGAAGCCGATGTCCGATGAGGGGCTCATCGCGGCGGCGCCGGAAGCCATCGTCATGATGGACCAGGGTCCCGGCGGCGCGGCCCAGGATCCTTTCGCGTTCCCGGCCTTCGCCGCGACGCCCGCCGCCGGAACGCGCAGGCTCGTGGTGATGGATTCGCTCTATCTTCTCGGTTTCGGGCCGCGGACGCCTGCCGCCGCGCGCGATCTCATGGCGGCCCTGCATCCCGACCAGATCGGCAAGGCCGGACAGCCATGA
- a CDS encoding FecCD family ABC transporter permease, producing MTRLAMGRNGFTPLRNRGPLLITALGLLVALAGIAALGAGATGVPFARVVSIVTGIVTGHSSASTGEALIILQVRLPRLLLGLLIGAALSSSGALMQGLFRNPLADPGLVGVSAGAALAAAVTIVVGDTLLAPVIGPLPFSALPVGAFAGGLITTLGLYLVATRQGRTSIAVMLLAGVAFGALSGALMGFLAYLSDDRQLRDLSFWSLGSLSGATWTKVAVAAPLILPVLLLTPFLARGLNALALGEAEAFHLGVPVQRVKAVAILLVAVAVGASVACAGMIGFVGIVVPHILRLTAGPDHRMLLPASALLGAALLVSADTVARTVAAPAELPIGILTAAFGAPFFLWLLLRRQGGIVL from the coding sequence ATGACAAGGCTCGCGATGGGCAGGAACGGCTTCACACCCTTACGGAACCGCGGCCCGCTGCTGATCACGGCGCTCGGCCTTCTGGTCGCTCTTGCGGGCATCGCGGCTCTGGGCGCGGGCGCGACCGGCGTTCCCTTTGCGCGCGTTGTCAGCATCGTCACCGGCATTGTCACCGGGCACTCCTCCGCGTCGACCGGCGAAGCGCTGATCATTCTGCAGGTGCGCCTGCCGCGTCTGCTGCTCGGGCTCCTGATCGGCGCGGCGCTCAGCAGTTCCGGCGCGCTCATGCAGGGCCTCTTTCGCAACCCCCTCGCCGATCCCGGCCTCGTGGGCGTTTCCGCGGGCGCGGCGCTCGCCGCCGCCGTCACGATCGTCGTCGGCGATACTCTGCTTGCGCCCGTGATCGGCCCGCTTCCGTTCAGCGCGCTTCCTGTCGGCGCCTTCGCGGGCGGTCTGATCACCACGCTGGGCCTCTATCTCGTCGCGACGCGCCAGGGGCGCACCTCGATCGCCGTGATGCTGCTCGCGGGCGTCGCCTTCGGCGCGTTGTCGGGGGCGCTCATGGGCTTCCTCGCCTATCTGAGCGACGACCGGCAGCTGCGCGATCTCTCGTTCTGGTCCCTCGGCTCGCTCAGCGGCGCCACATGGACCAAGGTCGCCGTGGCGGCCCCCCTGATCCTTCCGGTTCTTCTCCTCACGCCGTTCCTGGCGCGCGGCCTCAACGCGCTCGCCCTCGGAGAGGCGGAGGCCTTTCACCTGGGCGTGCCGGTGCAGCGGGTGAAGGCAGTGGCCATCCTGCTCGTGGCGGTGGCTGTCGGCGCGTCGGTGGCCTGCGCCGGCATGATCGGCTTTGTCGGCATCGTCGTGCCGCATATCCTGCGCCTCACGGCGGGCCCGGATCATCGTATGCTGCTGCCGGCCTCGGCGTTGCTCGGAGCCGCGTTGCTCGTGAGCGCCGATACGGTGGCGCGTACCGTCGCGGCGCCCGCGGAACTGCCGATCGGCATTCTCACCGCCGCCTTCGGGGCCCCGTTCTTCCTCTGGCTCCTGCTGCGCCGTCAGGGTGGGATCGTCCTGTGA
- a CDS encoding heme ABC transporter ATP-binding protein gives MSAILEARAVAYATGGRALIETIDLSVESGTVAVIVGPNGAGKSTLLRVLCGELSPTRGEVLLDGHPLRAIPAWRLAHRRAVMSQASELGFPFSAFEVARLGVEGIGRGLSRGDRQRIVLDALERADVAHLARRNYQTLSGGERQRVHFARVLAQLEAGRTVETRQVLFLDEPIASLDLKHQLALLSEAGKLAREGRTVIAVLHDLQLAAGMGDSLVLMQAGHLVAHGRADAVLSPDRLSDVFGVSLTAPSLPQPPWTLALRQE, from the coding sequence GTGAGCGCGATCCTGGAAGCAAGAGCCGTCGCGTACGCGACAGGCGGGCGCGCCCTGATCGAAACCATCGACCTGTCGGTCGAGAGCGGGACGGTCGCGGTCATCGTCGGCCCCAACGGCGCGGGGAAATCCACCCTCCTGCGGGTCTTGTGCGGCGAGCTTTCTCCCACGCGGGGCGAGGTCCTGCTCGACGGACATCCGCTTCGTGCGATCCCGGCCTGGCGTCTCGCCCATCGACGGGCCGTCATGTCGCAGGCCTCGGAACTCGGCTTTCCCTTTTCGGCGTTCGAGGTCGCCCGGCTCGGCGTCGAAGGCATCGGGCGCGGCCTGAGTCGCGGCGACCGGCAGCGCATCGTCCTCGACGCCCTCGAACGGGCCGATGTGGCGCATCTCGCGCGCCGCAACTATCAGACGCTCTCGGGAGGCGAGCGGCAGCGGGTCCATTTCGCGCGGGTTCTGGCCCAGCTCGAAGCGGGCCGCACCGTCGAGACGCGGCAGGTGCTGTTTCTCGACGAACCCATCGCCAGCCTCGATCTCAAGCACCAGCTCGCGCTGCTGAGCGAGGCCGGAAAGCTTGCGCGGGAAGGCCGCACCGTCATCGCCGTGCTTCATGATCTTCAGCTTGCCGCCGGCATGGGCGACAGCCTGGTTCTCATGCAGGCGGGCCACCTCGTGGCGCACGGCCGGGCCGATGCGGTGCTGAGCCCCGACAGACTCTCCGACGTCTTCGGCGTGAGCCTGACCGCACCCAGCCTTCCTCAGCCCCCCTGGACGCTGGCACTCCGTCAGGAATGA
- a CDS encoding AraC family transcriptional regulator: MELQPSVITRINEARRALGLLDIEAVLALAERGNVILDPFSTLIGAHARIGTGNMFYPCVTLHGSVPGALLIGDGNTFHSGTWLAAETGTITIGDGNLFGEGGGLTAKANRPGARIAIGDHGRYQGGASVFGETTLGSGSQLLGAITVDTCSLAAGGSFRDPDPDCRGALLKGHGTARNLRLGAGQVIAGSGIFRMEDAKPQSFFHPKVAHP, translated from the coding sequence ATGGAGCTTCAACCGAGCGTGATCACGAGGATCAACGAGGCGCGTCGCGCCCTCGGCCTTCTCGATATCGAGGCCGTGCTGGCCCTGGCGGAGCGCGGCAACGTCATCCTGGATCCTTTCTCCACCCTGATTGGGGCGCATGCGCGGATCGGAACGGGAAACATGTTCTATCCCTGCGTGACCCTTCATGGTTCGGTCCCCGGCGCACTCCTCATCGGAGACGGCAACACGTTTCACTCAGGCACGTGGCTCGCCGCCGAAACCGGCACGATCACGATCGGCGACGGCAATCTGTTCGGAGAAGGCGGAGGCCTCACCGCGAAGGCCAACCGCCCGGGCGCGCGCATCGCCATCGGGGATCACGGCCGCTACCAGGGCGGCGCGTCGGTCTTCGGCGAGACCACCCTGGGATCGGGCAGCCAGCTCCTCGGCGCGATCACGGTCGACACCTGCTCTCTCGCCGCCGGCGGATCGTTCCGCGATCCCGATCCGGACTGCCGCGGCGCCCTCCTGAAAGGTCACGGCACCGCCCGCAATCTCCGCCTCGGCGCCGGGCAGGTCATTGCCGGGAGCGGCATCTTCCGGATGGAAGACGCAAAGCCGCAATCCTTCTTCCATCCGAAAGTCGCCCATCCATGA
- a CDS encoding aldo/keto reductase, which produces MNGITDNASVSLGLGLVSIGRAWGYREGLPPTEEDALALLHHAVSQGITFFDTAPAYGASERIFGTFLKRQGAKAPHLTVSTKMGEHWNAAEQSAFTDHSYDALCRSLDRSLERLGRIDLLQIHKASAAALASKDVERAIAYARSNGIDTLGASVSDLDAARLASTSGTYAVIQLPYYRLFPTMAPAFAMARAAGMSVLVNRPFGMGRLIPEEAGDKACHLKEALAFILEQPFKGVILTGTRSPRHLDESLAAFRMARDGESARTG; this is translated from the coding sequence ATGAACGGCATCACAGACAACGCCTCCGTCAGCCTGGGCCTCGGCCTCGTTTCCATCGGCCGGGCGTGGGGTTATCGCGAGGGTCTTCCGCCGACGGAGGAGGACGCGCTTGCGCTCCTCCATCACGCGGTCTCGCAGGGCATCACGTTCTTCGACACGGCCCCCGCCTATGGCGCCAGCGAACGGATCTTCGGAACCTTCCTGAAGCGTCAGGGGGCGAAGGCACCGCACCTCACCGTCAGCACGAAGATGGGCGAGCACTGGAACGCGGCGGAGCAGAGTGCCTTCACGGATCATTCCTATGATGCCCTGTGCCGGAGCCTCGACCGGAGCCTGGAGCGGCTCGGGCGCATCGACCTCCTCCAGATCCATAAGGCGAGCGCAGCGGCGCTCGCATCGAAGGACGTGGAGCGGGCCATCGCCTATGCGCGCTCCAACGGCATCGACACCCTCGGCGCCAGCGTCAGCGATCTCGATGCGGCGCGTCTTGCCTCCACATCGGGAACCTATGCCGTCATCCAGCTTCCCTATTACCGGCTGTTCCCAACCATGGCGCCTGCCTTCGCAATGGCGCGGGCCGCGGGCATGAGCGTGCTGGTCAACCGCCCCTTCGGCATGGGCCGGCTGATCCCGGAGGAGGCCGGCGACAAGGCCTGCCATCTGAAGGAGGCCCTGGCCTTCATTCTGGAGCAACCCTTCAAGGGCGTCATTCTGACGGGAACGCGGTCGCCCCGGCATCTCGACGAATCCCTTGCGGCCTTCCGGATGGCCCGCGATGGCGAAAGCGCCAGAACAGGGTGA
- a CDS encoding cation:proton antiporter: protein MAHQVQLFGFLPLGFIILSVVWLPVFLRKFPLSMPMLAVAFGYAFFFSMPAGRFFATYSKTVEVLLEFVLVIAVMGAGLKIDRPFSLTTWSSTWRTLGLGMPLSIAAIAVCGLWLLDLSPAAAILLAGILAPTDPVLASNVQVGPPGTGEEGEVRFALTSEAGLNDGLAYPFVTLGLILRESTGDLGSFERWFLFDDLWKIGAAVGLGFAIGRAVTWINQHLPERFRLSQSNNGLAAVGVALLVYGAAEIIWCYGFVAVFAAASTIRNTTKNLSYTRDVHSSAEQIEQLVSILILTLFGGALAEGLISSLSASEIVFALLVLLLLRPLSMLAAFAGSGRPMPVRLAIGFFGIRGLGSLYYTAYAINRGHAADPERLWRLTGFIVLLSVLVYGISAGPVMNLLDRLRKRHGE from the coding sequence ATGGCGCATCAGGTCCAGCTCTTCGGCTTTCTGCCCCTTGGATTCATCATCCTGAGCGTCGTCTGGCTCCCGGTTTTCCTGCGCAAGTTTCCCTTGAGCATGCCGATGCTCGCCGTCGCGTTCGGCTATGCCTTCTTCTTTTCCATGCCGGCGGGGCGCTTCTTCGCCACCTACAGCAAAACCGTGGAAGTCCTGCTGGAATTCGTCCTCGTCATTGCCGTCATGGGAGCGGGCCTGAAGATCGATCGCCCGTTCAGCCTGACGACCTGGTCGAGCACCTGGCGGACGCTCGGACTCGGCATGCCTCTGTCCATCGCTGCGATCGCCGTCTGCGGCCTGTGGCTTCTCGATCTTTCGCCCGCAGCCGCGATCTTGCTCGCGGGCATCCTCGCGCCGACCGATCCCGTTCTGGCGTCGAACGTTCAGGTCGGCCCGCCGGGAACCGGCGAGGAGGGAGAGGTTCGTTTCGCGCTGACATCCGAAGCGGGATTGAACGACGGTCTGGCCTATCCATTCGTGACTCTGGGCCTCATTCTTCGCGAAAGCACAGGAGACCTCGGGTCGTTCGAGCGCTGGTTTCTGTTTGATGATCTTTGGAAGATCGGCGCAGCCGTCGGTCTCGGATTCGCGATCGGCCGGGCCGTCACATGGATCAATCAGCATCTTCCGGAGCGGTTTCGACTCTCTCAGTCCAATAACGGTCTGGCTGCGGTCGGGGTCGCACTCCTCGTCTATGGTGCGGCGGAGATCATCTGGTGCTACGGGTTCGTGGCCGTTTTCGCGGCGGCATCGACGATCCGCAATACGACGAAGAATCTCAGTTACACCCGCGACGTTCACAGTTCGGCCGAACAGATCGAACAGCTCGTCTCGATCCTGATCCTGACCCTGTTCGGCGGCGCACTTGCCGAAGGGCTGATTTCCTCGCTCTCGGCAAGCGAGATCGTTTTTGCATTGCTGGTTCTCCTGCTTCTGCGCCCGCTCTCCATGCTGGCTGCATTCGCCGGTTCCGGACGCCCGATGCCGGTGCGACTCGCGATCGGTTTCTTCGGCATCAGGGGCCTCGGCTCGCTCTATTACACGGCCTATGCCATCAACCGGGGCCACGCGGCGGATCCGGAGCGCCTCTGGAGACTCACGGGCTTCATCGTGCTCCTTTCGGTCCTCGTCTACGGAATCAGCGCAGGTCCCGTCATGAACCTTCTCGACCGGCTCAGGAAGCGGCATGGCGAATGA
- a CDS encoding gluconate 2-dehydrogenase subunit 3 family protein — protein sequence MSEISRRNLFRAAGVLGASAAIPAELRAEARQSRPSPAARQQAHPKPAARAPYRFFNTLEAAFIEAAVDRLIPPDSQWTGAVGAGVPGYIDLQLAGAYGQGARLYRSGPWDTGLPSQGYQLALTPAQLYRTAIASLDRQLKQHVSSGAKNAPAFARLSSDDQDGVLRDLEAGKMDLSGIPSAVFFETLLANTIEGFFSDPMYGGNRDMVGWRMIGFPGAYATYLGIYTNHGERFTREPMSIAQSPQEHHPMPGGLPPFDSGVQRRG from the coding sequence ATGAGCGAAATTTCCCGCCGCAACCTCTTCCGCGCAGCCGGCGTGCTCGGCGCAAGCGCCGCCATTCCGGCGGAGCTTCGGGCCGAGGCCCGGCAAAGCCGGCCCTCCCCTGCGGCGCGACAGCAGGCACATCCCAAGCCTGCCGCGCGCGCTCCCTACCGGTTCTTCAACACCCTCGAGGCTGCTTTCATCGAGGCCGCCGTCGACAGGCTGATCCCGCCCGATTCCCAATGGACCGGCGCCGTGGGAGCGGGCGTGCCGGGCTATATCGATCTTCAGCTCGCCGGTGCCTACGGGCAGGGTGCGCGCCTCTACCGGTCGGGCCCGTGGGATACGGGCCTGCCGAGCCAGGGCTATCAGCTCGCGCTGACGCCGGCGCAGCTCTACCGCACCGCCATCGCGAGCCTGGACCGGCAGCTGAAGCAGCACGTCTCCTCCGGCGCGAAGAACGCGCCCGCTTTTGCCCGCCTTAGCTCCGACGATCAGGACGGCGTGCTGCGTGATCTCGAAGCCGGCAAGATGGATCTGTCCGGCATTCCGTCGGCCGTGTTCTTCGAGACCCTTCTCGCCAACACGATCGAGGGTTTCTTCTCCGATCCCATGTATGGCGGCAACCGCGACATGGTGGGCTGGCGCATGATCGGTTTCCCCGGCGCCTATGCCACCTATCTCGGCATCTACACCAATCATGGCGAGCGCTTCACGCGCGAGCCGATGTCGATCGCACAATCGCCGCAAGAGCATCACCCCATGCCCGGAGGATTGCCTCCGTTCGACAGCGGAGTGCAACGCCGTGGCTAG
- a CDS encoding GMC family oxidoreductase, whose protein sequence is MARTLPSVDVVFVGMGFTAAIIARELKDSSVKMVGLERGRARNTVPDFQSPSMHDELAFAVRHGLMQDLSQETVTFRNTPDQKALPMRQLGSFLPGTDLGGAGVHWNGQTFRFQPEDFRLRSHHEERYGRDIIAEELTIQDWGLTYEDLEPYYDRFEYLLGVGGYAGNVGGEIRPGGNPFEAKRSRDYPNPPTAPAYLGVLFAKAAMELGYSPYQVPSSNMTRAYTNPEGVRLEPCMVCGYCERFGCEHFAKSSPQTTLLPVVLQQPNFALRTNAHVTRVNLTPDGKHATGVTYIDLATGQETIQPAELVVLSAFAFHNPRLMLLSGIGKSYDPSTGEGNVGRNYAYQTMGSVSLFYDEDVELNQFMGAGALGTVISDYVSDNFDHSKLGFIGGAYICAYTTGARPIEYHPVPPGTPRWGLAWKQAVARYYNHTGGLQVHGQSCARRTNYVDLDPTYKDAFGQPLLRITFDFPENDLRMSHYVTDRAGEIAERMGASQVVVNPRTAPYSVVPYQTTHNTGGAIMGADPKTSACNRYGQSWDVPNVFVTGTALFPQNASYNPTDTVGALAYWTADAIKTRYLSSPAPLVQP, encoded by the coding sequence GTGGCTAGAACCCTTCCTTCCGTCGATGTGGTGTTCGTCGGTATGGGCTTCACGGCCGCCATCATCGCCCGCGAACTCAAGGACAGCAGCGTCAAGATGGTGGGCCTGGAGCGGGGCCGGGCGCGCAACACCGTCCCGGACTTCCAAAGTCCGAGCATGCATGACGAACTCGCCTTCGCCGTGCGTCACGGTCTCATGCAGGATCTCTCCCAGGAGACCGTGACCTTCAGGAACACGCCGGACCAGAAGGCTCTGCCCATGCGCCAGCTCGGCTCGTTCCTGCCCGGAACCGATCTCGGCGGCGCGGGCGTGCACTGGAACGGGCAGACATTCCGGTTTCAGCCGGAAGACTTCCGGCTGCGCAGCCATCATGAGGAGCGCTACGGCCGCGACATCATCGCGGAGGAGCTGACGATCCAGGATTGGGGCCTCACCTACGAGGATCTCGAGCCGTATTACGACCGGTTCGAATATCTGCTCGGGGTCGGAGGCTATGCGGGCAATGTCGGCGGCGAGATCAGGCCCGGGGGCAATCCCTTCGAGGCCAAACGCAGCCGCGACTATCCGAATCCGCCGACGGCCCCCGCCTATCTCGGCGTGCTCTTCGCAAAAGCCGCGATGGAGCTCGGCTACAGCCCCTATCAGGTGCCCAGCTCCAACATGACGCGCGCCTACACCAATCCCGAAGGCGTGCGGCTCGAGCCCTGCATGGTGTGCGGTTACTGCGAGCGTTTCGGCTGCGAGCACTTCGCGAAATCGAGCCCCCAGACGACGCTGCTGCCGGTGGTGCTGCAGCAGCCGAATTTCGCGTTGCGCACGAACGCCCATGTGACGCGGGTCAACCTGACGCCGGACGGCAAGCACGCGACGGGCGTCACCTACATCGATCTCGCGACCGGGCAGGAGACCATCCAGCCCGCCGAGCTCGTGGTGCTTTCGGCTTTCGCTTTCCACAATCCGCGACTGATGCTGCTCTCCGGCATCGGCAAGTCTTACGACCCGTCCACGGGCGAGGGCAATGTCGGGCGCAACTATGCCTATCAGACCATGGGTTCCGTGTCGCTGTTCTACGACGAGGATGTCGAGCTCAACCAGTTCATGGGCGCGGGCGCGTTGGGCACCGTGATCTCCGATTACGTGAGCGACAATTTCGATCACTCGAAACTCGGCTTCATCGGCGGCGCCTATATCTGCGCCTACACCACGGGCGCGAGGCCGATCGAGTATCATCCCGTTCCGCCGGGAACGCCGCGATGGGGGCTCGCCTGGAAGCAGGCCGTCGCCCGGTACTACAACCATACGGGCGGCCTGCAGGTGCACGGTCAATCCTGCGCGCGGCGGACGAACTACGTCGATCTCGACCCCACCTACAAGGATGCGTTCGGCCAGCCGCTCCTGCGGATCACGTTCGATTTTCCCGAGAACGATCTGCGCATGTCCCATTATGTGACGGACCGCGCGGGGGAGATCGCCGAGCGCATGGGCGCATCCCAGGTCGTCGTCAATCCGCGCACCGCACCCTATTCGGTAGTGCCCTATCAGACCACCCACAACACGGGCGGAGCGATCATGGGAGCGGACCCGAAGACGAGCGCCTGCAACCGCTACGGACAAAGCTGGGACGTGCCGAACGTGTTCGTGACTGGCACGGCCCTGTTCCCGCAGAACGCGTCCTACAATCCAACCGACACGGTCGGAGCTCTCGCCTATTGGACGGCCGACGCGATCAAGACCCGCTATCTCTCCTCCCCTGCTCCGCTGGTGCAGCCATGA